The genomic DNA AGCAGAAACCAAAGGAGTCGTCGAAGCGGCTGCCTGATTGGCAACGCGGTCGGTGTATTGTGTCAAGTCTTCGATAGTCGTTGTCATGTGAGTAAGGGTTGAGTGTTTAATGTTAAGAGATTGTAAGAATGCGTATTAGGGCACCCTATCATTATCATTTGGTTTAAGAAGTGTGTAAGTATCTGCAAATAGACGGTTTGAGTCAACGGAGGAATCGGGAGAGGTAGGAATGAACCAATGTTTATTTCCTGACAGATCAATTATCACAAATCTGAACTCAACATCGTAGAGGACGAACCCTATCTCCCTGCCACCAAAGATGTTAGAATCTCCATCCGATAATACATGGTAACATTTTCATGAATATCCGGAGCAAATTTTGACGGCCCTGAATCTTCAGCAGCTCGAACCAGATTCCTGCGAAGGGTGTGGACTCTGCTGCCAGGGAATAGGATCGCCAGTCTTGTTGTATCAGACGGACGAACGAACTTCGGGTTCACATCCCTTCCGACCAGCCGGCTTACCATCTAGTTTGATTGCGGAAATCGATAATCATTTTGGAGGCTTGCGACGCGGCGAGGAACCTCAGACACAATGTTTGTGGTTCGATCCCATTCAGCGACAATGTCGACAT from Rubinisphaera italica includes the following:
- a CDS encoding YkgJ family cysteine cluster protein — translated: MTALNLQQLEPDSCEGCGLCCQGIGSPVLLYQTDERTSGSHPFRPAGLPSSLIAEIDNHFGGLRRGEEPQTQCLWFDPIQRQCRHYEWRPQFCRDFELAGTACLILRHSEGDD